The Drosophila innubila isolate TH190305 chromosome 2L unlocalized genomic scaffold, UK_Dinn_1.0 4_B_2L, whole genome shotgun sequence genome segment tgctgctgaggcGATTTCTGGTATTTTCCCTACATGAGTACCTTAGCGGAAAATGTGGGGCTAATAATCCAATGTtaacaatgcaacaacaactcctgAGAAGATTGAGAGAGCTTCGCCGAATGGCGCCGTTGCTCTCTTTAGCTTTtggctgtcgttgttgttgttgttgttgttgttgttgtagtagttgtagctgttgttgttgtagtagttgtagctgttgttgttgttgttgtagtttttgctgctgttgttctcCTGTTGCAGGGGTTTTAAAGTTGCCGATGACTTTTAAGCACCGCatgagttgctgttgttcttgatATTCTTGTTGGtgttacttttgttgttggcaggTTGctggctttgttgttgttcttgttgtttttcttgtttctgTGGTTGTTTAGTtaacatttaacaattaaatattaataatttgtatgaGTAATATTGCTCGATTTACTGTGTTGATTgaggtttttgttgtttttacattttttttttatgttgttgttgggattgggagttttatgttttagctgttgtcgttgttgcttaAGCACTTTGGGCGCATAGAAAAATTATGTGatttcttataattaatttagttttagaaTATGCACTTGTTtatatctaaattttaataatttctaaagTAAATTTGCTAAAGTAATTgcgttgattttgttgttgttgttgttgttgttataagcaagctgataataattaattattaggTTTCGTtgttatatgaaatatatatgtatatatgtatatgcatttatataagaattaattaatatttattaatttattagttaaaaatttgattgcaTCGTTAGAATTATTAACGCACTTTGCATTAACCAATTAGCTTCTTCTTCGTCTACGtgctttatatatgtatatatgtatttgtaagtTATGCATGTattgatttatgtatatataacggtatattgtatatataataactaTTGGAAGGCGTACTTTTATAGGCTTTTACAAGTTTTCGGCTTATAAATGTTATGcgtttgttattttgttattaaagcTAATGGCTacgatttgtttttaaattatttaattatatattcattacTTTATAATCTCTATTTTGTTGTATGTAATTTatagtaaatttattaattatttattgcttttgtgTTGAGgcgcttttattattttttttttgtttcatttcgttttgtttggtttttttttgggctgtaaagtgaaattgataattaaaaaatgtacagcCAATTgacaacataaatatatgtaattgtGCCCAGATTCTTAAAACTTTATAATACACaaatgtaaaaacaacaacaactacaacaatcacaatgacaataatgaaaagttactctctctctctcccaattcggcaaataaaaagtttacataagtaacaaccacaacaaccacaatttacatacacacaaggATATTGCATGCTCGAGCTCTTAGTTTTTAtcactcgctctctttcttctCTGTTGCTCTCTACTTAACAGCTGTTGATCGCAATTGCATTAGCATTCACGACAGAGTTGCCAACCACATTGTAAGTAAGGCACGAAATGTTGCCAGCACTCTTAGCGTAGCAGCTGCGACTTTAAAGTGCATGATGGAAAAACAGCAGGtgttaaagaaaatcaaaaaaagaaacacataCTACAAATAcacatcattaaaaaaaacaacagaaacacacacaagtCGAGCGACACAACGTGTAATGatttcatatgtatgtaggtacATAAATATGTTCATACGCTAAAttcttatgtatatattgcttGTCTCgtaaatttgtgtgtgtgagagagctCAGAAAATTGCCTacgctgttgtttttgtagtatttcattcattatgttgctctctgttgttgttgctgttattcgTGTTGTAGGCAAACTCAAACCAAAGGGCAACGCACGCATacccgttttttttttttggcgtttGCTTTTGTGCTTGACGCTgcctaacaacaacaacaacgacagcaataaGAGTGTCTTGGCGGACAGTTCCGTTACGTGCGAGCGCGATAGTGCGCGATTGAGCGCCAAGTGccgtttgaaaatttaaaaaaaaaaaagccaactTCGAAGTCAATGCGCATTTCACTTTTTCTCTAACgtcttttcttcttttgttgtttttgcgaaagcgaaatttgtatttaatgctgttgcggctgctgtttatttcattgttgttgttcctattgctttaattaatttgcataacatTCGCAAGGCGTTACAGAGTGACAGTCTGTGAGAGCGAGaacgataataataaaaataattcgcATTTATATATGAACATGGCACTGTCAATGTGctcgtgtgtgtatgtgtgcgtgtagATATTTCATTGTATGCGTGTGTAGTTGGCCCGTTGGTCAACAGGGGGCGGCAGGCGACGACGGTAAACGCGGCGTTGCTCTACTTGCGACGATGGCAACGACAACTTCAACGACAATTGTgacgcttttgtttttaatgcttttttttgtcataaataaattaataagcaCAACTTACgtattatatttgattattttgctattgctttttgcttttacattttcatttgatttattaatgattttctTGATGCGATGCTTGAACTTTGCACTTATTGCACTTGCTTAGcaattttcacacacacacttatttttaataatttatttatttattttgcatggCGTTTTGTTTGACGGGCGCGTACAGATGAAAAAATTTTCGCTATTCGCTTTTTACATCTTATGCGGCGCGACGTCGTTCTGttactgtaaaaaaaaaactgttagcACTGGCGCCAACTGTTAACCGGGTCTGGTAAATTTGTTGCCAGAGAGAAATGTTGACTCAAATTGTGCATGTTAATGTGCTGTTAATTAACAGGTGGCGCTCGCATTCTGCAATGCACGCCttgagagagcgagaaaaaGAGAGTAAGAAATAACTTGAAGAGCAATGCGTTAACATAATTTGTAAACTGGTTGCGAAGAtcacttgaatttttttcgaatgttgttattaattttgaaaatttattttaattaaatgttttagaaaatttataagtaaaaaaaacaacaacatatgtTTGTAACATTTTGCCGCGCATTCCGTTTTATGCGCTCTTTCGCTCGCGGCGACAGTAAATTGTGAATGAATTTTTGAGAGTGACAAgcagagagagaatgagaaagAGAACGCGCAAAAGAGAGCATTAGAGGGGAGCGCGCGCCTGACGTTTTTgcctgttgtttgttgttacttttgcTTGaagtgtgcgtgcgtgtgtgtgattgttgttgttgctagttaATGTTAGTGTTGCCAAATGCATTGGAATTTGAAACCGTgcgaataacaacaaaacaacataaaatgcTCTTGTTAtgccttttgtttgtttgttgctacgtatttattttcttttcattttctgtttgttgctttgtaatttatttgcatgaaTCATTCCATtgttttggaaaatataaatgtatgtacacatTTAATGATCGGGGGATCACcgatattttcaatatgtcaTATTTAAGTGCTTTCTTATGGGAGAAACTTAAGAGTTCTAAGGTTCAAAGTAAAGCTAACTAGCACTTTGAAactattacatatattttaaaaattacagagAAATTTCTTGGCAATACTGTCTGGAAACCTCGGATGCTTATCGAAAACCATTAAGCGACCTTTAGAAGGTGGATgatgcaaatatttacaaagcaATACGTCAGCTGTTCACTGAATTATTTGTAAGATAAGTGAAAGTAtacaaaatgttgaataaatttgtagataaaaataacaagaattaCATGcaagttaattaatattagtaATATAAATGCAGATTTTGAATCGAGTTTtctatcgaaaaaaaaaaaatagtagagTTTACAATAAAtctgtttttaatatatcgagttgcaaatatcgcTTATTTATTGTgggatttttaaaattaattttactattttcgAATTCAAGGTTGAAAGATTTAATTCTCAAATTAGTttcaaacaattaaatgtCTTATCAGaatgtgtgcatgtatgtgtgtctgttgcATAGATAATCAACAAATGCAAAGTCAAAATGAAAGAccaataaaagcaaaagaatAGCAACTGTAAAatgagttgtttttttttctttttacacgtaaaaatcaaaattatacaaaaaacaaatcaaactcacactcagagagagagagagagagagagacagagactcaAGACAGCAAGAGAGTCTCTGAACGACAGCGGGAGAGAGAGCGGCTTGTCTGACATTTGAcgtttgtttgtgtgctttGCGCATTCACAATAAGCGCGCGAATCGCGcatagcaaattaaaatataaaaggcAACTATACAaattacactaaaaaaaaaaaatgaggcGCAATGAAATTAAGAGCGGCGACATTTCAAATGCTGAACAAACTGGGAGAGGGAAAAAGGAGCAGGAGAGGAGAAACAGGAACGACTGTTGTCGAACATTTGACAATTAACTAATAACAAATAACTGACGTGACGTTACTCACCTTTTGTTGAACTGCAACGCATAAAATGTTGTGCGAAATAAAGAAAtgtttaaacattatttaacaCAAATACTAatcaacacacacgcacacatgcaaTGACTGTGAcgagacgacgacgacgaaacacacacacaatgatgCGACATgctgctattttttttcttttcttttttttactctttCCAATGTAGTCTTATACAgcagcaaattaattttgttgttgtgattgggCGGCTGTTGCCTTTTACCTATTTAATTACCGTACtcttttattacattttaataaacatcaAAAAACGTACGCAAAATGCAGTCAGTCACTAACACAtttacacatgcatacatacgcACATACGTACACATGAACACACACTCGAGTGGGGCACGCACACACAGCAACTAGTAAATTCTGCGACACTtacgaaaaaatattttttttatatgtagcCTATATCAAACAATTTCTATTGCTAATTGCACTGCACATAGTTTATACATGTTCGGCCAGTTGAGGCACTTAGCTGGCAATCATTGTTTGGTTTTAATTGTAATGCGTTTTGTCTTAAAtcgaataaatattaatttttgttgcgTGTTTTGCTGACAACAGCTGACAACAGGTCCAAAGGTTGCCACCCTCCAAAGTTTTCCAATCTGGCAGCATGTACCATTTTGGgaacaatgccaaaaatggtagcttaaaaaataaataacttttttttaaagcatttctTTATTTGAAGCTacagtttttcaaatttttgtagagtttttgttacaattttgtgcatttttaaatattttttagaatagAATTTGTTACTTTGCTCCCCTTGAAGTGATAAACTTGAaatcttcaaaaaaatgtttacctttattttatctaatttcgaaacttaaattttattaaaattattaattattgcaaagttgttgcattttgaaatttgcatacctaaaatttacatttaccaGTGTGGCCACTCGCGTTTTAACTAATACtgattcaatatttattaattaccagATGTTCGGGTACACTTTAGGTATTTTTTGGTGTGCACTTCAATTTTTTGGCGAAgcgatttgatttgattataaatcaatttaaatcgatttatgagaaaatttttattaagctaCAACAGCTACACAGCGCCATCTTGTGTCACACTCGCGACCACGTTACACGTATAATATGATCTGGCGCggtttttaaactattttttttagttttagcaaaaatttgataaaaatgtacaatttattgaccattttttttatgtaattaaatccaaaaatttgacaaaattctaatgaaaattttattttataccacAATATAAAAATGGGCTTAAGTTCGCGAACCAAGCCTGCCAGCCCGTTTTTTGTTGCGACAAGTTGGCAGCTCTACGTTTGTAAATCAGCCGTTTCAGTTGAGATTCcgattattttgattttgtttattaaaattaaggaaGCGAATTAATAAAAGCTGTTTTAATTTGATCTGGCTTTCAAAAGGGTATGCTAATTGTAAAATGACATCTCAACGTTTCTATGAAattgccatcatttgtttacttatgtaacaattacaataattttttttgaattctcAGTGTGCCAGCAAAGTCTGTTCAAGTCGAGAATGTTGCTTGGAAAATTGTTAAAGCCAAAAACCTCTGGATGGCGTTCGTTGCACCTCAAGCGACGCGAGGTGTACCAGGTgagttgtaattaaaattgttcaggcctgttccggttttcaatTCCTATTAtatcgaattttaaaaaaatgttatttttcacgttgcatttgggctaaacattttaaaattatattccatcactttattggacttaaattcaccatataaaagtgaattcaatacgCAAAAAATTTCCACATTAATATAAGAACAGGGtaaagattttcacttccgACAAATCATGCCGGAACAGGACTGATTTTTATGTATGGTTGCTTGTTGTTTCTTGgaatatcttaaccaaaatCGCAGATTGTGAATTCtctattgtttaatatattcttaaatctgagcactatatcatatagctgtcaaaggAATGATCTGTCGAAAAAAGAATTCAAgactctgcaagggtataaaatcTTCGGCAAGCCGTTGATAATCTTTCATTCTTgtcaataacaaataacaattgtTCGCTTTTAGCAATGCTTCCGTATATTGGGCGTACATGAATCCGCTGATCAGGATACAGTGCGTCAGGCATATTTGGATTTGGTTAAACGCGTTCATCCCGATGCCGATACGGATGAGGCAAGCAGCGAACGCTTTCAACTCGTTGACGAAGCCTTTAAAATGTTGCAGGAGAAGTTTGCCAAGGGCAGGCGCAACATAAGCGAGAACGAGGAGGAACCTGTGGAGTTCGATATAAAACATACAGCGCCACAGCATCGTCAGTATCTGTCCAATGATGGCATTGGAGTTGGCACTCCCTTCCAGCGTCAAAAGCAATATCAACAGGTGCGTGCTATGAAGGCCCAGGAGCGTGTGCTTGAGCACCGCATCGAGAAGGCAGCAGCTGGAGATGCTACAGTGATGTGCAAGGGAGGCAGCTATTATGGTAAACATGCCGTCAAGACCAAGTATGGCATTGAGCGTGTCGTTGAGGATCTTATACAGGAGGCCATGTCCAAGGGTgactttaacaatttaaatggcGCTGGGAAACCTCTTTCAACGGCTCAAATGCAGAATCCGTACTTGGACTTTACCACACACaaacttaacaaaatattgCTCGACAATGGCTTCACGCCGGAATGGATTACATTGAGCCGCGACATCCGTGATGCTGCcaacaatttaaagcaaaaggTTCGCACTGAGCGTAGCTTTTACGGCGATTGGCCATTGACCAGCTCAGATCAGCTGGCATCCTGGGAATCCTTTGTTCAATTGCATGCTGAGGAAGTGCAGCAGCTCAACAAACTCATCGACAAGTATAATCTGATTGTGCCCATTCTGGAGAATCAGTTCTTTCGTCTACGTATGGATAAACTTGCCGAGGGCATCTTCAAGGAACCAGATCTACCCCGCAATCTTCCCCGTCCTCAACTTGACAGCAAGACCAAAAATGTTGGCACAGGAAACGAAAGAAATTTCATGGTCAATTTCTTCTCAATTATTGGATTTCTATAGGGAACAATGTGatacaaatgttttattaattggTGATATTAGTTATGTATTTTAGaaaatgttatgttatgtttatattattttggtttaaccaaataattaaaatatatatgtacaaaagAGGTGCAGAAATGATTTATGAAATAAACATTGTTAGCTTATTGCTCATCcactaattaaattgtttcgtCTGCGATTAGCATTGACAAATCAAAACACTAAAACAAACATTCAAGGCATACTTACTTCTCCAACATTTTAGAGGTTACAGCCATGGCTAAGTGATATATAATGTGAATAAAGCAGCAATATGCAATAcgattacaaaatttaatccTATAGTGTTTTTAAACACCGAAGGGATAATAATAGTTTGTATAATCCTTGTGATTTTTTATTCTCAACCTTATCTAATGCAGTTTATAAGGAATCCAATAATCAATCTCTAAAAGCAGAGTTGGAACGAGAGAAGAGGTGAAGTGGATAAGGAGTAAAGTTAGTTAGACTTCCAATCTCTTATTAGATACTTTAAGCTTCGCTTGTATACTTTAATTCTTACGGCCAATTTTCGCTAAACTAGAAGATATATTATATTGGAGCACTTTTCGAGGATTATgttacttttataaaagttctATAATGATAATACGGCCTTGAAAGTGAATTAATAGTTTTGAA includes the following:
- the LOC117794472 gene encoding dnaJ homolog subfamily C member 28; translation: MLLGKLLKPKTSGWRSLHLKRREVYQQCFRILGVHESADQDTVRQAYLDLVKRVHPDADTDEASSERFQLVDEAFKMLQEKFAKGRRNISENEEEPVEFDIKHTAPQHRQYLSNDGIGVGTPFQRQKQYQQVRAMKAQERVLEHRIEKAAAGDATVMCKGGSYYGKHAVKTKYGIERVVEDLIQEAMSKGDFNNLNGAGKPLSTAQMQNPYLDFTTHKLNKILLDNGFTPEWITLSRDIRDAANNLKQKVRTERSFYGDWPLTSSDQLASWESFVQLHAEEVQQLNKLIDKYNLIVPILENQFFRLRMDKLAEGIFKEPDLPRNLPRPQLDSKTKNVGTGNERNFMVNFFSIIGFL